Sequence from the Candidatus Hydrogenedentota bacterium genome:
AACGAGACCCTGAGCCACACTGGAGCGGTACCACTGATAACCGACTACGGACACACCTCTATGATACGAAGCAGAAAGTGTATAAGGCTCCGATGTGTTATACAACCGTGTGTTCTTCGGTGCTTCGGTAAAACGGACAATATCGCCGACAACCACGGTGCGCGTCTTTTGTATAGCATCAAGGAAACCATCATTGACGTCATAGGTAATGATGTAAACACCCAATGTATTGGTATCCACTTCATCACCGCCGATCACGACATCTTCCGGAGCCAGATCCCAAGCGCAGGCGTCATATAAGGTGAAGCCCATGTCAATAAAGGTTTCGCCAAGGCTTAGATCAACAACATCGCCGCCTTCCAATTCAATGATTGGCCGTGTCGTATCCACCACCTCTACACTACGGGTCTCCTGAACATAAAGGTCGGAATCTTCTATATGCAGGAAATAGGTCACTTCGAAAGTATCCACCGTATATTTGTCTACCGGGATGGATACTTCCAAGAACTCAGAGATATCTTCACCGGTATTGGGATCCCAAGCAGTCGCGCCCGGATCAATATATTCAGTACCGCATTCGAGCACAACAGAATCGCTGCCGTTAAGGGTGATCGTGGGAAGCTCCAAATTGTAGAAAGTGAGGGTTGTTTCTGTAGTACCCTCATTACCGCTCGCGTCTTCAGCGGTATACACCAACCTGTAGCTGTATTTTTCTTCAGATTCGTCCATGCCCTCCGGAGCGGAAATGGGGAACGATACGGACGCATTATCCTGATCAAAGGCTTCTACTTCACAAGACTGGCTCACATCACCGGAACAGTAATCGAAGGCTGTGATGCCGGCAAGCGCCTGCTCCTCAGTAAACCCGCCTTGAGAACGGGCAAAGCTTAGAGGTGCGACACCAACGAGCTCCGGCGGAGTTACATCTTTAACCTCAACTTCAGCATTACAGGTTGCCCAGTTGCCGTGGTTATCCCAAATAGTTACCTCTATGTTCTGCGGTTCATCGTCCACGTCGTCGCAATCAAATGCAATCCGGTCAGCCGTGGTATAGCCCCAGGCTATACCACAGGCGTCCTTGGAGGTATCAGTCGCAGGCGGGACGCCTCGGCCGCCAAGAATCGCCAATTCATCTTGCGTAAGGACATACTGACCAAATTGATCAAGTTCTACAGTCAGGCTGCCGCCTTCGGCGGTCGGGGGCGTCTCATCAACGATTTGCAATTGAACCGTCTTGACGCCGGGGTTGCCCGCGGCATCTTTAACGAGCAAGGTTACATTGGTAGTTTTCCCTGCCTGTTGACATTTAAACAAACTGGGTACAATCGCCAAAGACTGAATATAACAGTTGTCGTAACTCTGGTCGGCGATGGTCCAAACATCATCTTGATCCAAGGTATACTTCCCCTCATTATCCAATACAAGCCGCGAATGAGCTGGATTGACCACCGGTACAGGAGCTTCAGTTTCCGTCACCCAAATATCTGCCTCACAGATGGCTTCGCGACCCAGGATATCAACCACCGTAACTTTCAATTTATCCGTTGGAATACCATTGCAATCAAAGGTTTTATCCTCTAATTTGACCTTCCAAATGGGCGCTTCAGAAGTGGTTTGATTGGGATCATAGACACGGCCAAGGTCCGTAATTTTATCCTCTTCGGTAAAGTTCACATGGGTGGTCAAACAGTAGGGTTTCGGACCCTCAGTCGTTTTTTCATTCGCGCCTCGATCCACATTTCCCCCCACAGGTCTGGGTATACCGCGCCGATCGGTAAAG
This genomic interval carries:
- a CDS encoding DUF5011 domain-containing protein, with product GIQEQYRDQRVVAQNRAVIDGNSSRGGDPAYHVVVFGKESSPGVNTVLDGFIIQNGKATGVPGNYHTWRGGGIYIWLSSPTIANCRILNNTAAVAGGGIAIEAGTVDEELYAANAHVINCIIEKNTVLSEGDGSAGPDGGSPIRGGGGLFINGAVPTLNFLTIRDNTVSDFTPSPVGGFDETNWSAESSGILCWGLPETEEAVTLSNSIVWHPSAGAVKFGKPAGSTASFRVEYSILPNNAGTGNWIEGDGVTSADPLLEADSDLKDNSPAIDTGDPTIAAGLFTDRRGIPRPVGGNVDRGANEKTTEGPKPYCLTTHVNFTEEDKITDLGRVYDPNQTTSEAPIWKVKLEDKTFDCNGIPTDKLKVTVVDILGREAICEADIWVTETEAPVPVVNPAHSRLVLDNEGKYTLDQDDVWTIADQSYDNCYIQSLAIVPSLFKCQQAGKTTNVTLLVKDAAGNPGVKTVQLQIVDETPPTAEGGSLTVELDQFGQYVLTQDELAILGGRGVPPATDTSKDACGIAWGYTTADRIAFDCDDVDDEPQNIEVTIWDNHGNWATCNAEVEVKDVTPPELVGVAPLSFARSQGGFTEEQALAGITAFDYCSGDVSQSCEVEAFDQDNASVSFPISAPEGMDESEEKYSYRLVYTAEDASGNEGTTETTLTFYNLELPTITLNGSDSVVLECGTEYIDPGATAWDPNTGEDISEFLEVSIPVDKYTVDTFEVTYFLHIEDSDLYVQETRSVEVVDTTRPIIELEGGDVVDLSLGETFIDMGFTLYDACAWDLAPEDVVIGGDEVDTNTLGVYIITYDVNDGFLDAIQKTRTVVVGDIVRFTEAPKNTRLYNTSEPYTLSASYHRGVSVVGYQWYRSSVAQGLVSDSTSPNSVFHTVDPADHEIGFTPYNVVVYDDVFGQLVTLSSNTANLEVRAPLSAVDIDNITLREGDSYEMALTVDGGFGARSYQW